The Cellulomonas fulva genome includes a window with the following:
- a CDS encoding DUF349 domain-containing protein — MTQTPDESPETAAAPAPEPAPVEVTSDETVETALEPTADVATEAGPVADTEAVTEAEPVADTEAVTEAEPVADTEPVAEAEPVAETETGTTDEPVSESAPPAEGEQVPETEQAAEVEAVAEPKPATPRPSPASVRPGPRPVPRPPVAAPTAPAAAAAAATAPAAPAAPVTPPVDAAEAALAATFGSVDEDGTVRVREASGERVVGQYPGATAEEALGLYVRRFLDLQAKITVFEARLTATDLSVKEIDQTLAKLTEETAEPAAVGDLDALRTRLEALRGVAAERRAQAEAERQAARAAAVEARTAIVEQAEKIAATDPSRIQWRPAGEQLRSLLDQWKDAQRSGPRLDRPTEESLWKRFSHARTTFDRERRHFFAELEQRNASAKQVKERLVAEAERLQSSTDWGATAGAFRDLMTEWKAAGRASRADDDALWARFRAAQDAFFAARDAENAATDAEYQANLQVKEALLTEAEALLPLGDLAAAKQAIRGIQDRWEAAGKVPRGDVQRVEGRLRAVESAIRDAEQRQWTRTNPETRARAEGAAAQLEQAIAGLEADLAKAEAAKDKRRIAEAQAALDARRAWLEQVQRAAHDARG; from the coding sequence GTGACGCAGACCCCGGACGAGTCGCCCGAGACCGCCGCCGCACCCGCTCCCGAACCCGCTCCCGTCGAGGTGACGTCCGACGAGACGGTCGAGACGGCCCTCGAGCCCACGGCCGACGTCGCGACGGAGGCCGGGCCGGTCGCCGACACCGAGGCCGTGACCGAGGCGGAGCCGGTCGCCGACACCGAGGCCGTGACCGAGGCGGAGCCGGTCGCCGACACCGAGCCCGTCGCCGAGGCAGAGCCCGTCGCCGAGACCGAGACCGGCACCACGGACGAGCCCGTCAGCGAGAGCGCGCCGCCCGCCGAGGGCGAGCAGGTGCCCGAGACCGAGCAGGCCGCGGAGGTCGAGGCCGTCGCGGAGCCGAAGCCCGCGACACCGCGGCCCAGCCCTGCCAGCGTGCGCCCCGGTCCGCGGCCGGTGCCGCGGCCGCCGGTCGCCGCGCCGACGGCACCCGCCGCAGCGGCAGCCGCGGCGACGGCACCGGCAGCGCCCGCCGCCCCGGTCACGCCGCCCGTGGACGCGGCCGAGGCCGCGCTCGCCGCGACGTTCGGGTCGGTCGACGAGGACGGCACGGTGCGGGTGCGCGAGGCGTCCGGCGAGCGCGTCGTCGGCCAGTACCCCGGCGCGACGGCCGAGGAGGCGCTCGGCCTGTACGTGCGGCGGTTCCTCGACCTGCAGGCGAAGATCACGGTCTTCGAGGCGCGCCTGACCGCGACGGACCTGTCGGTCAAGGAGATCGACCAGACGCTCGCGAAGCTGACCGAGGAGACCGCCGAGCCGGCCGCCGTGGGTGACCTGGACGCCCTCCGGACCCGGCTCGAGGCCCTGCGCGGGGTCGCGGCGGAGCGCCGGGCCCAGGCCGAGGCCGAGCGTCAGGCCGCGCGTGCCGCGGCCGTCGAGGCGCGGACCGCGATCGTCGAGCAGGCCGAGAAGATCGCGGCCACCGATCCGAGCCGCATCCAGTGGCGCCCGGCGGGCGAGCAGCTGCGCTCGCTCCTGGACCAGTGGAAGGACGCCCAGCGCAGCGGGCCCCGTCTGGACCGCCCCACCGAGGAGTCGCTGTGGAAGCGGTTCAGCCACGCGCGGACCACGTTCGACCGTGAGCGACGGCACTTCTTCGCCGAGCTCGAGCAGCGCAACGCCTCGGCCAAGCAGGTCAAGGAGCGCCTGGTCGCCGAGGCCGAGCGGCTGCAGTCCAGCACCGACTGGGGAGCCACCGCCGGCGCGTTCCGCGACCTGATGACCGAGTGGAAGGCGGCCGGTCGGGCCAGCCGGGCCGACGACGACGCCCTGTGGGCGCGGTTCCGGGCTGCGCAGGACGCCTTCTTCGCGGCGCGGGACGCCGAGAACGCGGCGACCGACGCCGAGTACCAGGCGAACCTGCAGGTGAAGGAGGCCCTCCTCACCGAGGCCGAGGCGCTGCTGCCGCTCGGCGACCTGGCCGCGGCGAAGCAGGCGATCCGCGGCATCCAGGACCGCTGGGAGGCGGCGGGCAAGGTCCCGCGCGGCGACGTGCAGCGCGTCGAGGGACGTCTGCGGGCTGTCGAGAGCGCGATCCGTGACGCGGAGCAGCGCCAGTGGACGCGCACCAACCCGGAGACGCGGGCACGCGCCGAGGGGGCGGCTGCCCAGCTGGAGCAGGCGATCGCCGGGCTCGAGGCCGACCTGGCGAAGGCCGAGGCCGCGAAGGACAAGCGCCGCATCGCGGAGGCCCAGGCCGCGCTCGACGCCCGGCGCGCCTGGCTCGAGCAGGTGCAGCGCGCCGCGCACGACGCGCGCGGCTGA
- a CDS encoding peptidylprolyl isomerase: protein MSSKREREYERRRYEKWQVRHAEALRRRRQQRIVAGAVVGALVVVIGVVALVVANGDDETPTTAGETGSPAATAGAGPDATPGATPGAVATNSADVPDPALAEDRTWTGDIALDSGDVGIELDGAAAPQAVANFVTLAQDGYFDDTKCHRLVTEGIYVLQCGDPDGTGTGGPGYTWGPIENAPADDVYPAGTIAMARVGNDGASMGSQFFIVYQDSTIPSDSAGGYTVFGHVTSGLDVVEAIADAGTKDVGGITAPVSDVIIEGVKIQ from the coding sequence TTGTCCAGCAAGCGGGAGCGCGAGTACGAGCGCCGCCGGTACGAGAAGTGGCAGGTCCGTCACGCCGAGGCGCTGCGCCGCCGGCGCCAGCAGCGCATCGTCGCGGGCGCCGTCGTCGGCGCGCTGGTCGTCGTGATCGGCGTGGTCGCGCTCGTCGTCGCGAACGGTGACGACGAGACCCCCACGACCGCGGGCGAGACCGGCAGCCCGGCCGCGACGGCCGGCGCCGGTCCCGACGCCACCCCCGGCGCCACCCCCGGCGCCGTGGCCACCAACTCCGCGGACGTGCCCGACCCCGCGCTCGCCGAGGACCGGACGTGGACCGGCGACATCGCGCTCGACAGCGGCGACGTCGGGATCGAGCTCGACGGCGCGGCCGCGCCCCAGGCGGTCGCGAACTTCGTCACGCTCGCGCAGGACGGCTACTTCGACGACACGAAGTGCCACCGCCTCGTGACCGAGGGGATCTACGTGCTGCAGTGCGGCGACCCCGACGGCACGGGCACCGGCGGCCCCGGCTACACCTGGGGCCCGATCGAGAACGCGCCGGCGGACGACGTCTACCCCGCGGGCACGATCGCGATGGCGCGCGTCGGCAACGACGGCGCGTCCATGGGCTCGCAGTTCTTCATCGTCTACCAGGACAGCACCATCCCGTCGGACTCGGCGGGCGGCTACACCGTGTTCGGCCACGTGACGTCCGGTCTGGACGTCGTCGAGGCCATCGCCGACGCGGGCACCAAGGACGTGGGCGGGATCACCGCCCCGGTGTCCGACGTCATCATCGAGGGAGTGAAGATCCAGTGA
- a CDS encoding MBL fold metallo-hydrolase, with product MDVLTIISPVFGARCSVLVADGGACVVVDPGALVADHVVAAVVERGLRPRAVLLTHGHVDHTWDAAEVAERLDVPVLLHARDAYRLDDPFGTLGSLGGAAHDPDGPLAQALALVGVDAAAYRRPADVRPFGTPPGGFAPDVPVPAGTQPVERPSDEHESDERGSGISTPRDEDVDLDLDGITVVARHAPGHTEGSTLYLVAGLALTGDVLFAGTIGRTDLPGGDGPTMARTLREVVARLDPGLQVLPGHGPTSDVAAELAANPFLVRA from the coding sequence GTGGACGTCCTGACGATCATCTCCCCGGTGTTCGGCGCGCGCTGCAGCGTGCTCGTCGCGGACGGCGGCGCCTGCGTCGTGGTCGACCCGGGGGCGCTCGTGGCGGACCACGTCGTCGCCGCCGTCGTCGAGCGGGGACTGCGCCCCCGCGCGGTGCTGCTGACGCACGGACACGTCGACCACACCTGGGACGCGGCCGAGGTGGCGGAGCGCCTCGACGTCCCGGTGCTGCTGCACGCGCGCGACGCCTACCGTCTGGACGACCCGTTCGGCACGCTCGGCTCGCTGGGCGGCGCGGCGCACGACCCGGACGGGCCGCTCGCGCAGGCGCTCGCGCTCGTCGGCGTCGACGCCGCCGCGTACCGCCGCCCCGCCGACGTGCGGCCGTTCGGCACACCCCCCGGCGGCTTCGCACCGGACGTCCCGGTGCCCGCCGGGACCCAGCCGGTCGAGCGCCCGTCGGACGAGCACGAGTCCGACGAGCGAGGGTCGGGGATCTCGACGCCCCGCGACGAGGACGTCGACCTGGACCTCGACGGCATCACCGTCGTCGCGCGGCACGCGCCCGGCCACACCGAGGGGTCGACCCTCTACCTCGTCGCCGGCCTGGCGCTCACGGGCGACGTGCTGTTCGCCGGGACGATCGGGCGCACCGACCTGCCGGGCGGGGACGGACCGACCATGGCCCGCACGCTGCGGGAGGTGGTCGCCCGCCTCGACCCCGGCCTCCAGGTGCTCCCGGGGCACGGTCCGACGAGCGACGTGGCGGCGGAGCTCGCCGCCAACCCGTTCCTGGTCCGCGCCTGA
- the hisS gene encoding histidine--tRNA ligase codes for MARPTPLSGFPEWLPEGRVVEQHVLDVLRRTFELHGFAGIETRAVEPLEQLLRKGETSKEVYVLRRLQEEPGAACAEPDRAGQLGLHFDLTVPFARYVLENAGHLAFPFRRYQVQKVWRGERPQDGRFREFVQADIDVVGAGELPYHYEVELPLVMAEALTALQSIGLPPVRILVNNRKVAEGFYRGLGLTDVEAVLRSIDKLDKIGADAVADLLVAEAGATGDQARACLELAAISGTDEDVVDRVRRLAVEADAQHDLLEEGLAELGQLVRAAQDRAPGVVVADLKIARGLDYYTGSVYETVLVGHEQLGSICSGGRYDTLATDGATSYPGVGLSIGVSRLVSRLLGAGLVRATRAVPSAVLVAVSSEEDRHRSDAVATALRERGIPVEVAPSAAKFGKQIRHADRRGIPFVWFPGPAEAGGTADEVKDIRSGEQAPADAGTWSPPAEDLYPRVVPAG; via the coding sequence ATGGCGCGACCGACCCCCCTGTCCGGATTCCCCGAGTGGCTGCCCGAGGGGCGCGTCGTGGAGCAGCACGTGCTCGACGTGCTGCGGCGCACGTTCGAGCTGCACGGCTTCGCGGGCATCGAGACGCGCGCGGTCGAGCCGCTCGAGCAGCTCCTGCGCAAGGGCGAGACCTCGAAGGAGGTCTACGTGCTGCGCCGCCTCCAGGAGGAGCCGGGGGCCGCGTGCGCCGAGCCGGACCGCGCGGGGCAGCTCGGTCTGCACTTCGACCTGACGGTCCCGTTCGCGCGGTACGTGCTGGAGAACGCCGGTCACCTCGCGTTCCCGTTCCGCCGCTACCAGGTCCAGAAGGTCTGGCGCGGCGAGCGACCCCAGGACGGCCGGTTCCGCGAGTTCGTGCAGGCGGACATCGACGTCGTGGGGGCGGGCGAGCTCCCGTACCACTACGAGGTCGAGCTGCCGCTCGTCATGGCGGAGGCGCTCACCGCGCTGCAGTCGATCGGCCTGCCGCCGGTGCGCATCCTGGTCAACAACCGCAAGGTCGCCGAGGGCTTCTACCGCGGCCTCGGGCTCACCGACGTCGAGGCCGTGCTCCGCAGCATCGACAAGCTGGACAAGATCGGCGCCGACGCGGTCGCGGACCTCCTGGTCGCCGAGGCCGGCGCGACGGGCGACCAGGCCCGGGCGTGCCTCGAGCTCGCCGCGATCAGCGGGACCGACGAGGACGTGGTCGACCGCGTGCGCCGGCTGGCGGTCGAGGCCGACGCGCAGCACGACCTGCTGGAGGAGGGGCTCGCCGAGCTGGGGCAGCTGGTGCGGGCCGCGCAGGACCGGGCGCCGGGCGTCGTCGTCGCCGACCTGAAGATCGCCCGCGGGCTCGACTACTACACGGGCTCGGTCTACGAGACGGTGCTGGTCGGCCACGAGCAGCTGGGCTCCATCTGCTCGGGCGGGCGGTACGACACGCTCGCGACCGACGGTGCCACCAGCTACCCGGGGGTCGGGCTGTCGATCGGCGTGTCGCGGCTCGTCTCGCGCCTTCTGGGCGCCGGGCTGGTGCGCGCGACCCGTGCGGTGCCGTCGGCCGTGCTCGTCGCGGTCTCGTCGGAGGAGGACCGCCACCGCTCGGACGCCGTGGCCACCGCGCTGCGCGAGCGCGGGATCCCGGTCGAGGTGGCGCCGTCGGCGGCCAAGTTCGGCAAGCAGATCCGCCACGCGGACCGGCGCGGGATCCCGTTCGTGTGGTTCCCAGGCCCCGCCGAGGCGGGCGGCACGGCCGACGAGGTCAAGGACATCCGCTCGGGCGAGCAGGCGCCCGCCGACGCGGGGACCTGGTCCCCGCCCGCCGAGGACCTGTACCCGCGCGTCGTCCCGGCCGGCTGA
- a CDS encoding TspO/MBR family protein: MTATPASPPAHDVRDANAPGVLLQGVVLAVLVGANFVVGALGSLATREAVDGWYADAEKVPWNPPDAVFGPVWSLLYVLMGVAAWLVWRRAGWAPARRALTLYVVQLAFNAAWTPIFFAGRYAWLALVVIVVLLGLVVATALAFRRHSRVAAWLLVPYALWVAYATSLNLGIAVLN; this comes from the coding sequence ATGACGGCCACCCCAGCCAGCCCGCCCGCCCACGACGTCCGCGACGCGAACGCGCCCGGCGTCCTGCTGCAGGGGGTGGTCCTGGCGGTCCTGGTCGGCGCGAACTTCGTGGTCGGCGCGCTCGGCAGCCTCGCGACGCGGGAAGCCGTCGACGGCTGGTACGCGGACGCCGAGAAGGTGCCCTGGAACCCGCCGGACGCCGTGTTCGGCCCCGTCTGGAGCCTGCTCTACGTGCTCATGGGCGTCGCCGCGTGGCTGGTGTGGCGCCGCGCGGGATGGGCGCCGGCGCGGCGGGCCCTCACCCTCTACGTGGTCCAGCTCGCGTTCAACGCCGCCTGGACGCCGATCTTCTTCGCGGGCCGGTACGCCTGGCTCGCGCTCGTCGTCATCGTCGTGCTGCTGGGCCTCGTCGTGGCGACGGCGCTGGCGTTCCGGCGGCACTCCCGCGTCGCGGCGTGGCTCCTGGTCCCCTACGCGCTGTGGGTCGCGTACGCGACCTCGCTGAACCTGGGCATCGCCGTCCTGAACTGA
- a CDS encoding Rv2578c family radical SAM protein, protein MRWDGQKIGADEGALPGLELPGLVRTVRTPEFSGVTFHEVRARSALSRVPDASQVPFRWTVNPMRGCLHRCVYCFARGTHRYLELDAGRDFDTQIVVKTNVAEVLRTEVARDSWGREHVALGTNTDPYQRAEGRYRLMPGVIEALAGSGTPLSILTKGTLLRRDLPLLQEAAQDVPVSLAVSIAVLDDELQQSLEPGTPTARARLDLVRAVRDAGLPVHVMVAPVLPWLTDSTEHLDRLLAALARAGAQRATVLPLHLRPGAREWFLAWLDRERPELVAGYRRVYGDGSYAHRDYRAWLAARVAPLLARHALDRHRPEEGGVRWSPRASRAHAAAAEVQPSLF, encoded by the coding sequence GTGCGATGGGACGGGCAGAAGATCGGCGCCGACGAGGGAGCGCTGCCCGGTCTCGAGCTCCCGGGACTCGTCCGCACGGTGCGGACGCCCGAGTTCTCCGGCGTGACGTTCCACGAGGTACGGGCGCGGTCAGCCCTGTCGCGGGTACCGGACGCCTCGCAGGTGCCGTTCCGCTGGACGGTGAACCCGATGCGCGGCTGCCTGCACCGCTGCGTCTACTGCTTCGCCCGCGGCACGCACCGGTACCTCGAGCTGGACGCGGGCCGCGACTTCGACACCCAGATCGTCGTGAAGACGAACGTCGCGGAGGTGCTGCGGACCGAGGTCGCACGGGACTCGTGGGGACGCGAGCACGTCGCCCTCGGCACCAACACCGATCCCTACCAGCGTGCGGAGGGGCGGTATCGACTGATGCCGGGCGTGATCGAGGCGCTGGCCGGCTCCGGGACGCCGCTGTCCATCCTGACCAAGGGCACGCTGCTGCGCCGGGACCTGCCGCTGCTGCAGGAGGCGGCACAGGACGTCCCCGTCTCGCTCGCGGTGTCGATCGCCGTGCTGGACGACGAGCTGCAGCAGAGCCTCGAGCCGGGCACGCCGACCGCGCGTGCGCGGCTCGACCTGGTGCGTGCCGTGCGTGACGCCGGCCTGCCGGTGCACGTCATGGTCGCTCCGGTGCTGCCGTGGCTCACGGACTCGACCGAGCATCTGGACCGGCTGCTCGCCGCGCTCGCCCGTGCGGGCGCGCAGCGGGCGACGGTCCTGCCGCTGCACCTGCGGCCCGGCGCGCGGGAGTGGTTCCTGGCGTGGCTGGACCGGGAGCGGCCGGAGCTCGTCGCCGGCTACCGGCGCGTGTACGGGGACGGGTCCTACGCGCACCGCGACTACCGCGCGTGGCTGGCCGCGCGCGTGGCCCCCCTGCTCGCGCGGCACGCGCTGGACCGTCACCGACCCGAGGAGGGCGGCGTGCGGTGGTCGCCCCGCGCGTCCCGCGCCCACGCCGCGGCGGCGGAGGTGCAGCCGAGCCTCTTCTGA
- the aspS gene encoding aspartate--tRNA ligase — protein sequence MLRTHTAGSLRAEHIGTTVTLTGWVDRRRDHGGVAFVDLRDASGIAQVVIRDEAVAHGLRAEYVLQVTGEVGRRPEGNENAHLATGEIEVVATDVVVLNESAPLPFQVSSALDETIGEEARLRHRYLDLRRPAPARAIRLRSDVSRAARAVLDANDFVEIETPTLTRSTPEGARDFLVPARLSPGSWYALPQSPQLFKQLLMVAGMERYYQIARCYRDEDFRADRQPEFTQLDIEMSFVEQDDVIALAEQILVALWRLVDVEIPTPIRRMTFAEAMERYGTDKPDLRFGLELVDLTQYFASTPFRVFQAPYVGAVVQPGGASTPRRGFDAWQEWAKQRGAKGLAYVTVGEDGELGGPVAKNITDDERAGLAAATGAQPGDAIFFAAGRTSDARALLGAARLEIGRRGGLVDEAAWEFVWVVDAPLFKPTGEDDDVAVGGGAWTAVHHAFTSPTPEWIDRFEEAPGEALAYAYDIVCNGNEIGGGSIRIHRRDVQERVFEIMGIGPAEAQEKFGFLLDAFQFGAPPHGGIAFGWDRIVALLTGAESIREVIAFPKSGGGYDPLTQAPAPITVEQRREAGVDAKPKEAKPAVEAPAAP from the coding sequence GTGCTGCGCACCCACACCGCCGGCTCGCTGCGGGCCGAGCACATCGGCACCACCGTCACCCTCACGGGCTGGGTGGACCGTCGGCGCGATCACGGTGGGGTGGCCTTCGTGGACCTGCGGGACGCGTCGGGCATCGCCCAGGTCGTCATCCGCGACGAGGCGGTCGCCCACGGGCTGCGCGCGGAGTACGTGCTGCAGGTGACCGGCGAGGTCGGCCGCCGTCCGGAGGGCAACGAGAACGCGCACCTGGCGACGGGCGAGATCGAGGTCGTCGCCACGGACGTCGTCGTGCTGAACGAGTCCGCGCCGCTGCCGTTCCAGGTCTCGTCGGCGCTCGACGAGACGATCGGCGAGGAGGCCCGCCTCCGGCACCGCTACCTCGACCTGCGCCGGCCGGCGCCCGCGCGTGCCATCCGGCTGCGCTCGGACGTGAGCCGTGCGGCACGCGCGGTGCTGGACGCCAACGACTTCGTCGAGATCGAGACCCCGACGCTGACGCGCTCCACGCCCGAGGGTGCGCGCGACTTCCTGGTCCCCGCCCGCCTGTCGCCGGGGAGCTGGTACGCGCTGCCGCAGTCGCCGCAGCTCTTCAAGCAGCTGCTCATGGTCGCCGGCATGGAGCGCTACTACCAGATCGCGCGCTGCTACCGCGACGAGGACTTCCGCGCCGACCGTCAGCCGGAGTTCACGCAGCTCGACATCGAGATGAGCTTCGTCGAGCAGGACGACGTGATCGCGCTCGCCGAGCAGATCCTGGTCGCCCTGTGGCGCCTGGTCGACGTCGAGATCCCCACGCCGATCCGCCGCATGACGTTCGCCGAGGCCATGGAGCGGTACGGCACCGACAAGCCGGACCTGCGGTTCGGGCTCGAGCTCGTCGACCTGACGCAGTACTTCGCGAGCACGCCGTTCCGCGTGTTCCAGGCGCCCTACGTCGGCGCCGTGGTGCAGCCAGGTGGCGCGAGCACGCCGCGCCGCGGGTTCGACGCGTGGCAGGAGTGGGCCAAGCAGCGCGGGGCCAAGGGTCTCGCGTACGTCACGGTGGGCGAGGACGGCGAGCTCGGCGGCCCCGTCGCCAAGAACATCACCGACGACGAGCGCGCCGGCCTGGCCGCCGCGACGGGCGCCCAGCCGGGCGACGCGATCTTCTTCGCCGCCGGCAGGACGTCCGACGCGCGCGCCCTGCTCGGTGCGGCCCGCCTCGAGATCGGCCGTCGCGGCGGCCTGGTCGACGAGGCGGCGTGGGAGTTCGTGTGGGTCGTCGACGCGCCGCTCTTCAAGCCCACGGGCGAGGACGACGACGTCGCGGTCGGCGGTGGCGCGTGGACGGCGGTGCACCACGCCTTCACGTCCCCGACCCCCGAGTGGATCGACCGCTTCGAGGAGGCGCCGGGCGAGGCGCTCGCGTACGCCTACGACATCGTCTGCAACGGCAACGAGATCGGTGGCGGGTCGATCCGAATCCACCGCCGTGACGTGCAGGAGCGCGTGTTCGAGATCATGGGCATCGGCCCGGCCGAGGCGCAGGAGAAGTTCGGCTTCCTGCTCGACGCGTTCCAGTTCGGCGCGCCGCCGCACGGCGGGATCGCGTTCGGCTGGGACCGCATCGTCGCGCTGCTCACGGGCGCGGAGTCCATCCGCGAGGTCATCGCGTTCCCGAAGTCGGGCGGCGGCTACGACCCGCTCACGCAGGCGCCCGCCCCGATCACGGTCGAGCAGCGCCGCGAGGCGGGCGTGGACGCCAAGCCCAAGGAGGCGAAGCCCGCCGTCGAGGCCCCCGCCGCGCCGTGA
- a CDS encoding GNAT family N-acetyltransferase, with protein sequence MTALDLLPPRWRSDRFLRTDAPGWHDVEVVGDDEAVVVVVDSPHVERAVVGRGDAGRVRGLLADLARRRAGRPHGWMSVPRGTSPSDDVLAALGLRPFSSWDWFASTTCPDGLADRPPGGAPAPALEPAAAVRELDRVADAAEIRACLAEANPGTSADPGGALEAAWFGVADHDALVGVIGASLRPAADSAHAASWHLHGLGVRPRARRRGLGAALTAAATTAGLRAGAPWVSLGMYADNAGARRIYERLGYVCEARFDSFGPPTAERPPS encoded by the coding sequence GTGACGGCGCTCGACCTGCTGCCGCCGCGGTGGCGGTCCGACCGGTTCCTGCGGACGGACGCGCCGGGGTGGCACGACGTCGAGGTGGTCGGGGACGACGAGGCCGTCGTGGTCGTCGTCGACTCGCCGCACGTCGAGCGTGCGGTCGTGGGCCGTGGCGATGCGGGACGCGTGCGCGGGCTGCTGGCCGACCTCGCGCGGCGGCGCGCGGGACGCCCGCACGGCTGGATGAGCGTGCCGCGCGGGACGTCGCCGTCCGACGACGTGCTGGCCGCGCTCGGGCTGCGCCCGTTCTCGTCGTGGGACTGGTTCGCCTCGACCACCTGTCCCGACGGCCTGGCCGACCGCCCACCCGGCGGCGCGCCGGCTCCCGCGCTCGAGCCGGCCGCCGCCGTGCGGGAGCTGGACCGCGTGGCCGACGCCGCGGAGATCCGCGCGTGCCTCGCCGAGGCGAACCCGGGCACGTCCGCGGACCCCGGCGGCGCGCTCGAGGCGGCCTGGTTCGGCGTCGCGGACCACGACGCGCTCGTCGGGGTGATCGGTGCGAGCCTGCGCCCCGCCGCTGACTCCGCGCACGCGGCCTCCTGGCACCTGCACGGGCTCGGGGTCCGGCCGCGCGCCCGGCGTCGCGGCCTGGGCGCGGCGTTGACCGCCGCGGCCACGACGGCCGGGCTGCGGGCCGGGGCGCCGTGGGTCTCCCTCGGCATGTACGCCGACAACGCCGGCGCCCGCCGGATCTACGAGCGGCTCGGCTACGTGTGCGAGGCGCGCTTCGACTCGTTCGGACCCCCGACGGCGGAGCGGCCGCCCTCCTGA